A stretch of the Vigna radiata var. radiata cultivar VC1973A chromosome 7, Vradiata_ver6, whole genome shotgun sequence genome encodes the following:
- the LOC106766919 gene encoding EH domain-containing protein 2 isoform X1, whose translation MKAVSDWIDSCSKEQLTTYQEWFILADSDGDGRISGNDATKFFALSNLSRSQLKQVWAIADAKRQGFLGFQEFVIAMQLVALAQAGYDINSDILKAEIDKENIKSPVMEGLDGLIDQTTSLTLHSQPEAFGTAQPQPLPLNSWAAPKSVKKLPLNAVTSIIDGLKRLYVEKLKPLEVTYQFNDFVSPLLTDSDFDAKPMVMLLGQYSTGKTTFIKHMLRCNYPGAHIGPEPTTDRFVVVMSGSDERSIPGNTVAVDAGMPFSGLTTFGGSFLSKFQCSQLPHPLLDEITFVDTPGVLSGEKQRTQRSYDFTGVISWFAAKCDLILLLFDPHKLDISDEFKRVIGSLHGHDDKIRVVLNKADQIDTQQLMRVYGALMWSLGKVLNTPEVMRVYIGSFNDKPINEGFVGPLGQELFEKEQNDLLADLVDIPRKACDSRINEFVKRARSAKIHAYLISHLRNEMPAMMGKAKAQQRLIENLEDEFKKVQRQFHLPAGDFPDVEHFREILSSYSIDKFEKLKPKMIQAVDDMLGYEIPELLKKFRNPYD comes from the exons ATGAAAGCAGTCTCCGATTGGATCGATTCTTGTTCCAAAGAGCAATTGACGACGTATCAAGAATGGTTCATCTTAGCCGATTCAG ACGGAGATGGCCGTATCTCTGGAAATGATGCAACCAAGTTCTTTGCTCTCTCCAACTTGTCTCGCTCCCAACTCAAGCAG GTTTGGGCTATCGCTGATGCTAAAAGACAAGGATTTCTAGGTTTTCAAGAGTTTGTTATTGCAATGCAG CTCGTTGCGCTGGCACAAGCAGGATATGATATCAACTCAGATATCCTTAAAGCGGAAA ttgacaaggaaaatattaaatctCCAGTAATGGAAGGGCTTGATGGTTTAATAGAT cagACAACGAGTTTGACATTACATTCCCAACCAGAGGCATTTG GGACTGCTCAACCTCAGCCTTTGCCCCTCAATTCATGGGCTGCTCCAAAATCTGTGAAGAAA TTACCTCTCAATGCAGTTACATCAATAATTGATGGTTTGAAGAGATTGTATGTGGAAAAGCTAAAGCCATTGGAAGTCACTTATCAATTCAATGATTTTGTATCTCCATTATTG ACCGacagtgattttgatgctaaacCAATGGTTATGCTTCTTGGTCAATATTCCACAGGGAAAACAACCTTCATAAAACATATGCTAAGATGCAATTATCCAG GTGCACACATTGGACCAGAGCCTACAACGGACAGATTTGTGGTTGTCATG TCTGGTTCCGATGAAAGGAGTATTCCTGGAAATACAGTAGCTGTTGATGCTGGTATGCCTTTTAGTGGCCTGACAACTTTTGGTGGTTCATTTTTGTCAAAGTTCCAGTGTTCTCAACTGCCACATCCA CTGCTAGATGAAATAACATTTGTGGACACTCCCGGTGTCCTCTCTGGAGAAAAACAAAGGACTCAACGAAGTTATGACTTCACAGGTGTTATATCTTGGTTTGCTGCAAAATGTGATCTGATACTTCTGCTATTTGATCCTCATAAACTTGACATTAGTGATGAATTTAAACGTGTAATTGGGTCTCTACACGGTCATGATGACAAGATTCGTGTGGTTTTGAATAAAGCTGACCAAATTGATACTCAACAA CTCATGAGAGTTTATGGAGCATTGATGTGGTCTCTGGGGAAAGTTCTGAATACTCCAGAAGTTATGCGTGTATATATTGG GTCATTTAATGATAAGCCTATAAACGAAGGATTTGTTGGCCCGTTAGGACAGGAGCTCTTTGAAAAGGAACAGAATGATCTTCTTGCAGACTTGGTAGATATTCCAAGAAAGGCATGCGATAGTCGG ATCAATGAATTTGTGAAACGTGCTAGATCTGCTAAAATTCATGCGTATCTAATTAGTCATCTTAGGAATGAGATGCCAGCAATGATGGGCAAAGCTAAGGCTCAACAAAGGCTTATAGAGAATCTTGAAGACGAATTTAAAAAG GTTCAAAGGCAGTTTCATCTACCAGCTGGTGATTTTCCCGATGTAGAACACTTCAGAGAGATTTTGAGTAGCTATAGCATAGACAAATTTGAGAAACTAAAGCCCAAAATGATTCAAGCGGTTGATGACATGCTTGGATACGAAATACCagagttattaaaaaagttcagAAATCCTTATGATTGA
- the LOC106766919 gene encoding EH domain-containing protein 2 isoform X2, with the protein MKAVSDWIDSCSKEQLTTYQEWFILADSDGDGRISGNDATKFFALSNLSRSQLKQVWAIADAKRQGFLGFQEFVIAMQLVALAQAGYDINSDILKAEIDKENIKSPVMEGLDGLIDTTSLTLHSQPEAFGTAQPQPLPLNSWAAPKSVKKLPLNAVTSIIDGLKRLYVEKLKPLEVTYQFNDFVSPLLTDSDFDAKPMVMLLGQYSTGKTTFIKHMLRCNYPGAHIGPEPTTDRFVVVMSGSDERSIPGNTVAVDAGMPFSGLTTFGGSFLSKFQCSQLPHPLLDEITFVDTPGVLSGEKQRTQRSYDFTGVISWFAAKCDLILLLFDPHKLDISDEFKRVIGSLHGHDDKIRVVLNKADQIDTQQLMRVYGALMWSLGKVLNTPEVMRVYIGSFNDKPINEGFVGPLGQELFEKEQNDLLADLVDIPRKACDSRINEFVKRARSAKIHAYLISHLRNEMPAMMGKAKAQQRLIENLEDEFKKVQRQFHLPAGDFPDVEHFREILSSYSIDKFEKLKPKMIQAVDDMLGYEIPELLKKFRNPYD; encoded by the exons ATGAAAGCAGTCTCCGATTGGATCGATTCTTGTTCCAAAGAGCAATTGACGACGTATCAAGAATGGTTCATCTTAGCCGATTCAG ACGGAGATGGCCGTATCTCTGGAAATGATGCAACCAAGTTCTTTGCTCTCTCCAACTTGTCTCGCTCCCAACTCAAGCAG GTTTGGGCTATCGCTGATGCTAAAAGACAAGGATTTCTAGGTTTTCAAGAGTTTGTTATTGCAATGCAG CTCGTTGCGCTGGCACAAGCAGGATATGATATCAACTCAGATATCCTTAAAGCGGAAA ttgacaaggaaaatattaaatctCCAGTAATGGAAGGGCTTGATGGTTTAATAGAT ACAACGAGTTTGACATTACATTCCCAACCAGAGGCATTTG GGACTGCTCAACCTCAGCCTTTGCCCCTCAATTCATGGGCTGCTCCAAAATCTGTGAAGAAA TTACCTCTCAATGCAGTTACATCAATAATTGATGGTTTGAAGAGATTGTATGTGGAAAAGCTAAAGCCATTGGAAGTCACTTATCAATTCAATGATTTTGTATCTCCATTATTG ACCGacagtgattttgatgctaaacCAATGGTTATGCTTCTTGGTCAATATTCCACAGGGAAAACAACCTTCATAAAACATATGCTAAGATGCAATTATCCAG GTGCACACATTGGACCAGAGCCTACAACGGACAGATTTGTGGTTGTCATG TCTGGTTCCGATGAAAGGAGTATTCCTGGAAATACAGTAGCTGTTGATGCTGGTATGCCTTTTAGTGGCCTGACAACTTTTGGTGGTTCATTTTTGTCAAAGTTCCAGTGTTCTCAACTGCCACATCCA CTGCTAGATGAAATAACATTTGTGGACACTCCCGGTGTCCTCTCTGGAGAAAAACAAAGGACTCAACGAAGTTATGACTTCACAGGTGTTATATCTTGGTTTGCTGCAAAATGTGATCTGATACTTCTGCTATTTGATCCTCATAAACTTGACATTAGTGATGAATTTAAACGTGTAATTGGGTCTCTACACGGTCATGATGACAAGATTCGTGTGGTTTTGAATAAAGCTGACCAAATTGATACTCAACAA CTCATGAGAGTTTATGGAGCATTGATGTGGTCTCTGGGGAAAGTTCTGAATACTCCAGAAGTTATGCGTGTATATATTGG GTCATTTAATGATAAGCCTATAAACGAAGGATTTGTTGGCCCGTTAGGACAGGAGCTCTTTGAAAAGGAACAGAATGATCTTCTTGCAGACTTGGTAGATATTCCAAGAAAGGCATGCGATAGTCGG ATCAATGAATTTGTGAAACGTGCTAGATCTGCTAAAATTCATGCGTATCTAATTAGTCATCTTAGGAATGAGATGCCAGCAATGATGGGCAAAGCTAAGGCTCAACAAAGGCTTATAGAGAATCTTGAAGACGAATTTAAAAAG GTTCAAAGGCAGTTTCATCTACCAGCTGGTGATTTTCCCGATGTAGAACACTTCAGAGAGATTTTGAGTAGCTATAGCATAGACAAATTTGAGAAACTAAAGCCCAAAATGATTCAAGCGGTTGATGACATGCTTGGATACGAAATACCagagttattaaaaaagttcagAAATCCTTATGATTGA
- the LOC106765598 gene encoding small ribosomal subunit protein S13, mitochondrial gives MFGSARIFSDVALRLRQNLSLRGVRVQNINIGGGMGGEIPDNKRLEYALQHLHGIGRSKAHHIVCELGVENKFVKDLSKRELYSIRELLSKYLIGNDLKKCVERDVVRLVGIQCYRGIRHVDNLPCRGQRTHTNARTRKTRKTFSGSR, from the exons ATGTTCGGCTCCGCGCGAATCTTCTCCGATGTCGCTCTCCGCCTCCGCCAAAACCTATCG CTTCGAGGTGTGCGCGTTCAGAACATCAACATCGGAGGCGGTATGGGAGGCGAGATCCCCGACAACAAGCGTCTGGAGTACGCTCTCCAGCACCTACACGGAATAGGGCGTTCGAAAGCTCACCACATCGTGTGCGAGCTCGGAGTTGAGAACAAATTCGTGAAGGATCTCAGCAAGAGGGAACTCTATTCCATTCGCGAGTTGCTCTCCAAGTACTTGATCGGAAACGATTTG AAAAAGTGCGTCGAGAGAGATGTGGTAAGGTTGGTGGGCATTCAGTGCTACCGAGGGATCAGGCATGTGGATAACTTACCCTGCCGTGGACAAAGGACTCATACGAATGCACGCACAAGGAAGACCCGGAAGACTTTCTCTGGATCGAGATAG